In Vibrio sp. STUT-A11, a genomic segment contains:
- a CDS encoding Na/Pi symporter — protein MMNQATSTAMPISSTTRWLRWANLAFMLYLLLLAVSMVGSGFKWATGDQAKVLFEFASHPVAGLMIGLVATALIQSSSTVTSIIVGLVAGGLPVETAIPMVMGANIGTTVTNTLVSLGHVRCKEEFKRAFASATIHDFFNLLAVVIFLPLEMMFGILEKISHWLVSPLLATGDMSIKGLNFIKPMTKPVVSAIKEPLSTFGDTVGGVMLIILGIATIFVAITVMGKLMKSLMVGRARDILKNAIGRGPIHGIVSGSIVTVLVQSSSTTTSLMVPLVGTGVLKVRDIYPFTLGANIGTCITALLAATAVSGEFAVFALQIALVHLVFNIAATLLIFGIPFLRELPLKGADMISDMAIKNKAVVGGYLMSVFIILPGAILALTA, from the coding sequence ATGATGAACCAAGCTACTTCAACAGCGATGCCGATCTCGAGTACAACTCGCTGGTTACGCTGGGCTAACTTGGCATTCATGCTATACCTGCTTCTTCTAGCAGTATCTATGGTTGGTAGCGGCTTTAAATGGGCCACTGGCGATCAAGCCAAAGTACTGTTTGAATTTGCATCGCACCCTGTAGCTGGTCTTATGATCGGTCTGGTAGCAACAGCCCTAATCCAATCTTCTAGTACTGTAACTTCTATTATTGTGGGCTTAGTTGCAGGTGGTCTACCTGTAGAGACCGCTATTCCAATGGTAATGGGTGCCAACATTGGTACCACGGTAACCAATACACTGGTTTCACTAGGACACGTACGTTGTAAAGAAGAGTTCAAACGCGCTTTCGCTAGTGCGACAATCCACGATTTCTTCAACCTACTTGCTGTCGTTATTTTCCTGCCTTTAGAAATGATGTTCGGCATCCTAGAAAAGATTTCTCATTGGCTTGTTTCACCATTGCTCGCAACTGGTGACATGAGCATCAAAGGCTTAAACTTCATTAAGCCGATGACAAAGCCTGTTGTGAGTGCAATCAAAGAGCCTCTATCAACATTCGGTGACACGGTTGGTGGCGTGATGCTTATCATCCTTGGTATTGCGACCATCTTCGTTGCTATCACTGTGATGGGTAAACTGATGAAGAGCCTGATGGTTGGCCGTGCACGTGATATTCTTAAGAACGCGATTGGTCGTGGTCCTATCCACGGAATCGTATCTGGTTCTATCGTTACTGTGCTTGTACAGTCTTCTTCAACAACGACAAGCTTAATGGTGCCACTTGTGGGGACTGGCGTATTAAAAGTTCGTGATATCTACCCATTCACGCTAGGTGCTAATATTGGTACGTGTATCACAGCTCTGCTAGCAGCAACGGCAGTTTCTGGTGAGTTCGCGGTATTCGCTCTACAAATTGCCCTAGTACACTTGGTGTTCAACATCGCAGCGACACTACTTATCTTTGGTATCCCGTTCTTACGTGAGCTTCCACTGAAAGGCGCTGACATGATTTCAGATATGGCAATTAAGAATAAAGCGGTTGTAGGTGGCTATCTGATGTCTGTATTCATTATTTTGCCAGGTGCTATTCTCGCTCTGACAGCATAA
- a CDS encoding flavohemoglobin expression-modulating QEGLA motif protein, with the protein MAQAHEPISSQLLAIDEQLTQLVSDIDILSSVNPLNYTSERERFINNKYSQEPNFEYQKTPLITHQSKRRLYELPLENIKDTQLQKLYADVIQSYADKLDQVDTIGSQDFLYNSLRYYGEPSAKDIANAHFILHLPTEEESQPAHDSHSIAQFMGSFADKHGYECEIQVLDGMLANALVSGLRVKINSAAYITTDELEALAHHEMGVHLLTTLNGRSQPLNVLSLGCPANTNTQEGLAILCEYLSGHFSIKRLRTLALRVLAVESMIKERDFRQTFRLLKEQYHTSDTLAFTVTARVYRGGGLTKDYLYLRGFREILNAYDNFGDDFSLLLCGKTELKYFDMIRSLVDKGIFARPKFISPALSRPKQTDPIHRYIVSALK; encoded by the coding sequence ATGGCTCAAGCTCACGAACCGATTTCCAGCCAGCTATTAGCAATAGACGAACAACTAACCCAGTTGGTTAGCGATATAGATATCCTCAGCAGCGTAAACCCTCTCAATTACACCAGTGAAAGAGAGCGCTTCATCAATAACAAGTATTCTCAAGAACCCAACTTTGAGTACCAAAAGACGCCTCTTATCACCCACCAATCCAAGCGTCGTTTGTATGAATTACCTTTAGAAAATATCAAAGATACGCAGCTGCAAAAGCTCTATGCGGATGTCATCCAGTCGTATGCCGATAAGCTGGACCAGGTTGATACCATCGGTAGCCAAGATTTTCTGTATAACTCTTTACGTTACTACGGAGAGCCGAGTGCAAAAGATATCGCCAATGCACACTTCATCTTGCACTTACCAACGGAAGAAGAGAGCCAACCAGCACATGATAGCCACTCTATCGCGCAGTTCATGGGGAGTTTTGCAGATAAACATGGCTATGAGTGTGAAATACAAGTCCTTGATGGCATGCTGGCGAATGCACTTGTATCTGGCCTGCGAGTAAAAATAAACAGCGCTGCCTACATCACGACAGACGAACTGGAAGCACTGGCTCACCATGAGATGGGCGTGCATTTACTGACAACCTTAAACGGCCGTAGTCAACCGCTTAACGTGCTAAGCTTAGGTTGCCCTGCTAATACTAATACTCAGGAAGGTTTAGCCATTTTGTGCGAATACCTCTCTGGGCATTTCAGCATTAAGCGATTGCGTACACTGGCTCTGCGGGTACTGGCGGTTGAATCAATGATTAAAGAACGAGATTTCCGCCAGACCTTCAGGCTGCTGAAAGAGCAATATCATACTTCCGATACACTAGCATTCACCGTTACCGCTCGAGTTTATCGAGGTGGTGGCCTGACAAAAGATTACTTATACCTACGTGGGTTCCGAGAAATACTCAACGCGTACGATAACTTTGGGGACGATTTTTCATTACTCTTGTGTGGTAAAACAGAGTTGAAATACTTCGACATGATCCGCTCACTGGTGGATAAAGGGATCTTTGCTCGACCAAAATTCATCAGCCCAGCCCTCTCGCGCCCAAAGCAAACCGACCCGATCCACCGATACATTGTCAGTGCTTTAAAATAG
- a CDS encoding thymidylate synthase, translating into MKQYLDLCQRIVDQGVWVENERTGKRCLTVINADLTYDVANNQFPLVTTRKSFWKAAVAELLGYIRGYDNAEDFRKLGTKTWDANANQNDAWLNNPYRKGEDDMGRVYGVQGRAWAKPDGGHIDQLRKIVDDLTRGIDDRGEILNFYNPGEFHMGCLRPCMYSHHFSLLGETLYLNSTQRSCDVPLGLNFNMVQVYVFLAIMAQITGKKPGQAYHKIVNAHIYEDQLELMRDVQLKREPLKAPTFHINPEIKSLEDLETWVTLDDFWVEGYEHHDPIRYPFSV; encoded by the coding sequence GTGAAACAGTATTTAGATTTGTGTCAACGCATTGTTGACCAAGGTGTTTGGGTTGAGAATGAACGTACAGGCAAGCGTTGTCTGACGGTGATCAACGCGGATTTGACCTACGATGTTGCGAACAACCAATTTCCTTTAGTGACAACACGGAAAAGCTTCTGGAAAGCTGCAGTGGCGGAGCTTCTGGGCTACATTCGTGGATATGACAACGCAGAAGACTTTCGTAAACTGGGTACGAAAACCTGGGACGCAAACGCTAACCAGAATGACGCATGGCTGAATAACCCTTACCGTAAAGGTGAAGACGATATGGGCCGTGTATATGGTGTTCAAGGTCGTGCATGGGCTAAGCCAGATGGCGGCCACATCGATCAATTGCGCAAGATTGTTGATGACTTAACGCGTGGCATAGACGACCGTGGTGAGATCCTAAACTTCTACAATCCCGGTGAATTCCATATGGGTTGTTTACGTCCGTGTATGTACAGCCATCACTTTTCACTATTGGGTGAAACGCTGTACCTCAACAGCACACAACGCTCATGCGATGTACCGCTCGGTCTGAACTTTAATATGGTTCAAGTGTATGTTTTTCTGGCGATTATGGCGCAAATTACCGGTAAGAAGCCGGGTCAGGCTTATCATAAGATTGTCAATGCACACATTTATGAAGACCAGCTAGAATTGATGCGTGACGTGCAATTAAAACGTGAGCCGTTAAAGGCACCGACTTTCCATATTAACCCAGAGATCAAATCGCTAGAAGATCTGGAGACCTGGGTGACGTTAGATGACTTCTGGGTAGAAGGTTACGAACACCATGACCCAATTCGCTACCCGTTTTCTGTGTAG
- the lgt gene encoding prolipoprotein diacylglyceryl transferase — MSQGFIEFPNIDPVLISIGPVSIRWYGLMYLVGFIFALWLANRRADKPNSGWTREQVSDLLFAGFLGVVIGGRVGYVIFYNFELFLDDPLYLFKVWTGGMSFHGGLLGVITAMFWYARKNGRTFFGVADFIAPLVPFGLGMGRLGNFMNSELWGRVTDVPWAIIFPNGGPLPRHPSQLYEMALEGIVLFFILNWFIKKPRPLGSVSGLFLAGYGTFRFLVEFLREPDAQLGLFGDFISMGQILSTPMIVLGVLMMVWAYKRGLYQDKAPVKTK, encoded by the coding sequence ATGTCTCAGGGATTCATTGAATTTCCCAATATTGATCCGGTTTTAATCTCTATTGGACCTGTCTCTATTCGTTGGTACGGCTTGATGTACCTGGTTGGTTTTATCTTTGCGTTATGGCTGGCGAACCGCCGTGCAGATAAACCAAACAGTGGCTGGACCCGAGAGCAAGTCTCCGATCTCTTGTTTGCTGGTTTCCTTGGTGTGGTGATTGGTGGTCGAGTCGGTTACGTAATTTTCTACAATTTTGAGTTGTTCCTGGACGATCCTTTATACCTGTTTAAAGTCTGGACAGGAGGTATGTCATTCCATGGTGGTTTGCTGGGTGTGATTACGGCCATGTTCTGGTACGCACGTAAAAACGGCCGTACCTTCTTTGGCGTGGCTGACTTTATTGCCCCACTTGTTCCATTTGGCTTAGGGATGGGGCGTTTGGGTAACTTCATGAATAGTGAGCTGTGGGGGCGTGTAACCGACGTGCCTTGGGCGATCATCTTCCCGAATGGCGGGCCTCTACCGCGTCACCCATCTCAGCTATATGAAATGGCATTAGAAGGTATTGTTCTATTCTTTATTTTGAATTGGTTCATCAAAAAGCCTCGACCATTGGGTTCTGTTTCGGGGCTATTTTTAGCTGGATATGGTACATTCCGCTTCCTAGTAGAGTTCTTGCGCGAACCGGATGCTCAGCTTGGTCTGTTTGGTGACTTTATTTCGATGGGACAGATCCTATCTACACCAATGATCGTGCTGGGAGTTCTGATGATGGTTTGGGCGTACAAACGTGGTCTTTACCAAGACAAAGCCCCAGTTAAAACGAAGTAA
- a CDS encoding sulfite exporter TauE/SafE family protein, translating to MTVSLFLLLLALGAFVGVMAGLLGIGGGLIVVPALLYLLPYAGISPELSMHIALATSLASIIITSGSSAMHHLKLGNVDMFVVKWLMPGVVLGGFVGASLAEIIPTHYLPKLFGVIVLLLAVQMFRSIKVLKSKPMPSSPVTVMYGAGIGVVSSLAGIGGGSLSVPFLNKHGVEMRKAVGSSSVCGCVIAISGMIGFILHGYKAENLPAYSIGYVYLPALLAIAMTSMLTTKVGAKLATRLPTAVLKRVFAVFLIIIAATMLL from the coding sequence GTGACAGTCTCTTTATTTTTACTATTGCTCGCATTGGGTGCGTTTGTCGGTGTTATGGCGGGACTGCTCGGTATCGGCGGCGGACTCATCGTTGTACCGGCTTTACTATACCTTCTGCCTTACGCTGGTATTTCGCCTGAACTGAGCATGCATATTGCTCTGGCCACCTCGCTGGCGAGCATCATTATTACCTCGGGATCATCGGCTATGCACCACCTGAAGCTTGGTAATGTCGATATGTTTGTGGTCAAGTGGTTAATGCCCGGGGTCGTGCTCGGCGGTTTTGTTGGTGCTAGCCTGGCTGAAATCATCCCGACTCATTACTTGCCAAAACTGTTTGGTGTGATTGTGTTGCTTCTTGCTGTACAAATGTTCCGTTCTATAAAAGTACTGAAATCCAAACCCATGCCTAGCAGCCCGGTTACTGTGATGTATGGCGCTGGCATTGGCGTTGTGTCCAGTTTGGCTGGAATTGGTGGCGGTTCGTTATCCGTTCCTTTCCTGAACAAGCATGGCGTTGAAATGCGCAAAGCGGTGGGCTCCTCTTCAGTGTGTGGCTGCGTGATCGCTATTTCAGGTATGATCGGTTTTATCTTGCACGGCTACAAAGCTGAGAATTTGCCTGCGTACAGTATTGGTTATGTTTACCTTCCAGCCTTGTTAGCAATAGCCATGACGTCTATGCTCACCACCAAAGTCGGCGCTAAGTTGGCGACCCGTCTCCCTACTGCCGTACTAAAAAGAGTTTTTGCCGTATTTTTGATTATCATTGCGGCGACCATGTTACTGTAA